The following are from one region of the Nitrospira defluvii genome:
- a CDS encoding PilZ domain-containing protein — MAPRRYVRTYYRFPLQYPVIFGGAPFVGEGRLTNLSLKGCSVTCDREALCGSEVRVSMLLKNEPPALPVELGTIKWVKGNQFGVEFQRVPVDAQQRLNRLLRLELIEWLEKRHRPSSSSGSASQKH; from the coding sequence ATGGCACCTCGTCGGTATGTGCGAACCTACTACCGGTTTCCGCTGCAGTACCCTGTGATCTTCGGGGGAGCGCCGTTTGTCGGCGAAGGGCGTTTAACCAACCTCTCCTTGAAAGGTTGTTCGGTGACGTGCGATCGGGAAGCCCTGTGCGGAAGCGAGGTGCGCGTGAGCATGTTGCTCAAGAACGAACCGCCGGCCTTGCCGGTTGAACTCGGCACCATCAAATGGGTCAAAGGGAATCAGTTCGGCGTGGAGTTTCAGCGCGTACCGGTGGATGCCCAGCAACGGCTGAATCGACTGCTGCGGCTGGAACTGATCGAATGGCTGGAGAAACGGCATCGTCCTAGTTCGTCATCCGGCTCGGCCAGTCAAAAGCATTAA
- the pfp gene encoding diphosphate--fructose-6-phosphate 1-phosphotransferase, translating to MGTGERRPVVAILVGGGPAPGINSVIGAATIRSILGGCDVIGIQDGFKWIMTGKKDKVKRLSIEDISRIHFSGGSCLGTARANPTQKPESLDACLDSLDALGVTRLITIGGDDTAFSALKLEQRAQGRLQVVHVPKTIDNDLDLPHGIPTFGFQTARHIGVELVKSLMVDAETTSRWYFVVTMGRKAGHLALGIGKAAGATLTIIPEEFRRKPIRLKTLVDILVAAFIKRLAAGRSDGVAVLAEGLVEFLDQQDLNGLEDVERDQHGHVRLAEVNFGVVLKRAVEGELRTFGVKTTIVEKNIGYELRCADPISFDMEYTRDLGYCAAQFLLEGGNAAMVSIQNGRFIPIPFSDILDPATGRTRVRMVDVESESYVIARRYMIRLSQEDLSHPQDVVRLATAAGMAEDDFRKRFQYLMDKDV from the coding sequence ATGGGAACAGGTGAGCGACGACCGGTTGTGGCAATCTTAGTCGGTGGCGGGCCGGCCCCCGGGATTAACAGCGTCATAGGCGCCGCGACGATCCGCAGTATTCTTGGCGGGTGCGACGTGATCGGGATTCAAGACGGCTTCAAGTGGATCATGACGGGCAAGAAGGACAAGGTGAAGCGCCTGTCTATCGAGGATATCAGCCGCATCCATTTCAGCGGCGGTTCCTGCCTGGGCACTGCGCGCGCCAATCCGACGCAAAAGCCGGAATCCCTCGATGCTTGCCTGGACAGCCTCGACGCGTTGGGCGTGACGAGGCTGATCACGATCGGCGGGGACGATACGGCGTTCTCCGCGCTTAAGCTGGAGCAACGAGCGCAAGGACGCCTGCAGGTCGTGCATGTGCCGAAAACAATCGACAACGACCTCGATCTGCCGCACGGGATCCCGACGTTCGGATTTCAGACGGCCCGGCACATCGGTGTGGAGTTGGTCAAAAGCTTGATGGTCGATGCGGAGACGACCTCTCGCTGGTATTTCGTGGTGACCATGGGCCGCAAGGCCGGCCATCTGGCCTTAGGCATCGGCAAGGCCGCCGGTGCGACGTTGACGATCATTCCGGAAGAGTTTCGCCGGAAGCCCATTCGCCTGAAAACTCTGGTGGATATCCTGGTGGCGGCCTTTATCAAGCGACTGGCGGCCGGTCGTTCGGACGGAGTGGCGGTGCTGGCGGAAGGGCTGGTCGAATTTCTCGATCAACAAGACTTGAACGGGCTGGAAGATGTCGAGCGTGACCAGCATGGGCATGTGCGCCTGGCCGAGGTCAATTTCGGCGTCGTGCTGAAACGCGCGGTGGAAGGGGAACTGCGGACCTTCGGCGTGAAGACCACCATCGTCGAGAAAAACATCGGCTATGAGCTGCGGTGCGCGGACCCGATTTCGTTCGACATGGAATATACCAGGGATCTTGGCTATTGCGCGGCGCAGTTTCTGCTGGAGGGCGGCAACGCCGCAATGGTGTCGATTCAAAACGGACGGTTTATCCCGATACCATTCAGTGACATTTTGGATCCGGCGACCGGCCGCACCAGAGTGCGCATGGTGGACGTCGAGTCGGAGTCGTACGTCATCGCTCGACGCTATATGATTCGCCTCTCCCAGGAAGACCTGAGCCACCCGCAGGACGTGGTACGTTTGGCGACAGCGGCGGGCATGGCTGAAGACGATTTCCGCAAACGGTTCCAGTATCTGATGGACAAGGATGTGTAA
- a CDS encoding alpha/beta hydrolase produces MNAFILSLRDQKFGGAVTSGVLYKALPYWDVWWNDRLPDFTLLTRGQRLTLLLHGYNNGLEEGRDKLVRFIGCLEQQGSTDLMLAVLWPGDSWANALGSWAGALSYPAESRDADDSADNLLTWLVLHVHESARVAFVGHSLGCRVVMRAAQRMVRDVTVKKPILDRICLMAAAIDSDSLGRVEPTSYRDAAKQADRIAVLASQEDRVLQVAYRAGDSVQSWWPFSGERSVRALGRYGPEGGSPEVSAKIESHMANPDRGIGHSDYLPQYPPPAAPLHHTRAKSEQFVFEFLSRRPNPDWPAERP; encoded by the coding sequence ATGAACGCCTTTATCCTCAGCTTGCGTGACCAAAAATTTGGGGGAGCTGTCACCTCAGGCGTGCTCTATAAGGCTCTGCCGTATTGGGATGTGTGGTGGAATGATCGATTGCCGGATTTTACCCTGCTGACTCGTGGACAGCGTCTCACGTTGCTCCTGCACGGCTATAACAACGGCCTTGAGGAGGGGCGTGACAAGCTGGTGCGGTTTATCGGGTGTCTGGAACAGCAGGGCTCAACGGATCTGATGCTCGCGGTTCTTTGGCCCGGCGACTCCTGGGCCAACGCGCTTGGCAGCTGGGCCGGCGCGTTGAGCTATCCCGCGGAAAGTCGCGATGCTGACGACAGTGCCGATAACCTGCTCACGTGGCTTGTGCTCCATGTGCATGAGAGCGCCCGTGTGGCGTTCGTCGGCCACAGCCTCGGTTGCCGCGTCGTCATGCGCGCGGCGCAACGCATGGTACGAGATGTGACGGTCAAGAAGCCGATCTTGGATCGCATCTGTTTGATGGCGGCGGCAATCGACAGCGATTCGTTGGGTAGAGTCGAGCCAACCTCTTATCGCGACGCCGCAAAGCAGGCCGACCGGATTGCGGTTCTGGCCTCACAAGAGGACAGGGTCCTGCAGGTGGCGTATCGGGCGGGCGATTCGGTCCAGTCCTGGTGGCCGTTCTCAGGAGAGCGTTCGGTACGGGCACTGGGCCGGTATGGTCCGGAAGGTGGTTCTCCCGAGGTGTCAGCTAAGATCGAATCACATATGGCAAATCCTGATCGAGGTATCGGTCACAGTGACTATTTGCCGCAGTACCCTCCACCGGCGGCACCACTGCATCACACCAGGGCCAAGAGCGAACAGTTCGTATTCGAGTTTTTGAGTCGCCGCCCGAATCCTGACTGGCCGGCAGAAAGACCGTAA
- a CDS encoding response regulator, producing MAASILLIDDSPGECELLRQALAQSGYKGRLDITDSSRAAMTYLNDHVPGDEPALILLDLKLQGERGVDVLKRLKQEARFAQIPVVILTSSDDALDVHACYQAGANGYLVKPGQFDDLVSLSLHLWKFWLEHNCTGRMAAC from the coding sequence ATGGCCGCATCCATTCTCCTCATCGACGACAGCCCCGGCGAATGCGAGTTATTGCGCCAGGCCCTGGCCCAGTCTGGGTACAAGGGGCGCTTGGACATCACCGATAGCAGCCGTGCGGCGATGACCTATCTCAACGATCACGTGCCCGGTGACGAACCGGCCTTGATCCTGCTCGACCTCAAATTACAGGGAGAACGCGGAGTGGATGTGTTGAAACGCCTGAAGCAGGAGGCGCGATTTGCGCAGATTCCGGTGGTGATTCTCACCAGTTCCGATGATGCCCTCGATGTGCATGCCTGCTACCAGGCCGGCGCCAACGGCTACCTGGTCAAACCGGGACAATTCGATGATCTGGTGAGCCTCTCCCTGCACCTCTGGAAATTCTGGCTCGAACACAACTGCACGGGACGGATGGCCGCATGCTGA
- a CDS encoding CZB domain-containing protein → MSNIVEQIDKAIGAHGAWKVKLRQNIDGTLALVPAEVGVDNRCEFGKWLYSLGGTPVANDARYKEILELHKAFHKVAATVVTKVQAGDKAGAEASIGFKGDYTAASSTLTAKMMEWKKTAAKAA, encoded by the coding sequence ATGTCCAACATCGTGGAACAGATCGACAAGGCAATCGGTGCGCATGGAGCGTGGAAGGTGAAATTACGCCAAAACATCGACGGGACATTGGCGCTCGTTCCAGCCGAGGTCGGTGTGGACAACCGCTGTGAGTTCGGCAAGTGGCTCTACAGCTTGGGGGGCACTCCGGTCGCCAACGATGCGCGGTACAAAGAGATCCTCGAGCTGCACAAGGCGTTTCACAAGGTCGCGGCAACCGTCGTCACCAAAGTACAAGCGGGTGATAAGGCCGGGGCGGAAGCGTCGATCGGCTTCAAAGGCGACTACACAGCCGCCTCGTCCACATTGACGGCTAAGATGATGGAGTGGAAGAAGACTGCGGCGAAGGCTGCTTAG
- a CDS encoding response regulator produces the protein MIDILVVDDNLQLRDTLRTILNKRPGFQVIGEAADGIAASQLAQTLRPAVVLMDVGMARMDGVEATRRIRALLPNTVVIGMSCHTSREVEAALRAVGANAFLPKELVPEKIFDVLAEQLPPPVAAT, from the coding sequence ATGATCGACATCCTCGTCGTCGACGACAACCTGCAACTGCGAGACACCTTGCGGACCATCTTGAACAAACGGCCGGGGTTTCAGGTCATCGGCGAAGCGGCCGACGGCATCGCTGCCTCACAACTGGCTCAGACCCTTCGCCCTGCGGTGGTACTGATGGACGTAGGCATGGCACGCATGGATGGTGTCGAAGCCACACGACGCATCCGAGCGCTCCTCCCGAATACCGTCGTGATCGGGATGTCCTGCCACACCAGTCGGGAAGTCGAGGCGGCCTTGCGGGCCGTCGGGGCCAATGCATTCCTGCCGAAGGAACTGGTGCCGGAGAAGATTTTCGACGTGCTGGCCGAACAACTGCCCCCCCCGGTAGCCGCAACGTGA
- a CDS encoding MFS transporter: protein MSRDHGSSQVSRGWRLINTRDFGLLWWGQATAQIGEGLNKVALLWFVYELTGSAMKMTMVGLLQTIPPLVFGPLIGVYLDRLPKKAVMVWVDLVRALLTLLIPVLSAMDTLSIEGLYGLIFLTSVVSTVFGPALVSAVPLLVRPAELMSANALIQGTNNIGMLLGPAISGIMIALINAENVLFVNSATFLISALCLTPIRFAVSRVRAVQGTSSVWEELRAGFRFVFAQRSMVLTLVIISSLYNLGVSAFVFILPVYAKEFLRVGPVQLGWLWSALGVGMLAASTWLTWRKQSDMQGRLRIVVRSMTIGGLAVCSLSLLETPLVAAGIVVIVGGSTAVLNPIVWALLQEVTPEHLIGRVLTTFSVGSMASAMAGMTGFGWMADAIGPAASLVGLGLVLLLTAAVAVPCARNACAVPTVRA from the coding sequence ATGTCTAGAGACCATGGGTCGTCACAGGTGAGTCGCGGATGGCGTCTGATCAACACCAGGGATTTCGGCCTCTTGTGGTGGGGCCAAGCGACTGCGCAAATCGGCGAGGGCCTCAACAAGGTCGCGCTCCTCTGGTTTGTCTATGAGTTGACCGGCTCGGCTATGAAGATGACGATGGTGGGCCTGCTGCAGACCATTCCTCCGCTGGTGTTCGGTCCGCTGATCGGTGTCTATCTGGACCGGCTGCCCAAGAAGGCTGTGATGGTCTGGGTCGATCTGGTTCGTGCGCTGCTCACGTTGCTCATTCCCGTACTCTCTGCCATGGACACGTTATCGATCGAGGGACTCTATGGGCTGATTTTCCTGACGTCGGTCGTGTCCACAGTCTTTGGTCCTGCCCTGGTGTCGGCCGTGCCTCTCCTTGTGCGGCCCGCGGAGCTGATGTCAGCGAATGCGCTGATTCAAGGTACCAACAACATCGGAATGTTACTGGGGCCGGCCATCAGCGGGATCATGATTGCGCTGATCAACGCGGAAAACGTGTTGTTCGTCAATTCGGCCACATTCCTCATCTCCGCGCTCTGTCTGACGCCGATTCGATTCGCCGTCTCTCGCGTGAGAGCGGTGCAGGGGACCTCCTCCGTCTGGGAGGAACTTCGTGCCGGATTTCGTTTCGTGTTTGCGCAGCGGTCCATGGTCCTCACGCTGGTCATCATTTCTTCCCTCTACAATCTGGGTGTGAGTGCCTTCGTCTTTATTTTGCCGGTGTACGCCAAAGAGTTTCTTCGGGTTGGCCCCGTTCAATTGGGCTGGTTGTGGTCTGCGTTGGGCGTGGGCATGTTGGCTGCGTCTACCTGGCTGACCTGGAGGAAACAGAGCGACATGCAAGGGCGACTGCGTATCGTCGTCCGTAGCATGACCATCGGCGGGCTTGCCGTCTGTAGCCTGAGTCTCTTGGAGACTCCGCTGGTTGCCGCAGGCATCGTCGTGATTGTCGGCGGCAGCACGGCCGTGCTCAATCCGATCGTCTGGGCGCTGTTGCAGGAGGTGACGCCTGAACACCTGATCGGCCGCGTCCTCACGACGTTTAGCGTGGGGTCCATGGCGTCGGCCATGGCCGGGATGACGGGATTTGGGTGGATGGCCGACGCAATCGGCCCCGCTGCGAGCCTGGTCGGGTTGGGGCTGGTGCTCCTACTTACCGCGGCCGTGGCGGTCCCTTGTGCTCGCAATGCCTGTGCCGTTCCTACCGTGCGGGCGTGA
- a CDS encoding PAS domain S-box protein, which produces MASEPISPLAKTFDDSRQGPSSWWSYLATWNPTLLTAVVLGIATGLRMALTPLWGSGYTFITYYPTIMFVAVACGWRHGTGATLVSAALSAWFFLDVQGSAREQQAALAIFIAANLIIVSLSEAITRARLRAQAETTQVRAEEQQLRLEIEARAKAEERVRASQRQMQFVTDHAPVLIAQCGTDYRYRFVNRQYAELLGRTPEQLIGRHPSEVLAAEVYQQSAPYMAEALAGRQVRFDQQFPGTTSGNRLLQVTYAPECDERGTVTGCIAAIVDITERKRAEEARAMLAAIVESSEDAIVSKDLNGIITSWNRGAERLYGYSQEEAVGRPVTMLVPEDRLDHEVPILERIGRGEAVQQYETERRRKDGTRIHIALTVSAIRNDEGRIVGVSKVAHDITERKQAEAALRESEERLRLFIEHAPAAIAMFDRQMRYVAVSRRWLADYGLEGEVLGRSHYDVFPDVPDAWRRAHQQGLAGVVMRAEEDRFERSDGTVFWIRWEIHPWRDKSGGIGGIIIFAEDITDGRMAEQALRESEAQHRATFDNAAVGIAHVGLDGRWLRCNDAVCALTGYSRAELLGKTFADITYPEDLEPDWAAVRRLLAGEIETFSMEKRYIRKDGSLIWVHLTVSLLRDAQGCPQHFISIVQDIQSRKEAQSQLLQLADDLERRVEERTRELADSQDRLRALTTDLNLAEHRIRKQLATDLHDYLAQLLVLSRIKLGQAKLEEVTPAAAQAMTEVQEVMDQALAYTRTLVAQLSPPILNEFGLLMALRWLADRMQRELTVVLESETTTESLPLSEEQAVLLFQSVRELLMNIVKHAGTNEARITVAQSGASLSITVSDRGAGCDLVAAETGLETGFGLFSIRERMKALGGSFDVQSVPGEGTIAVMTLPLDRQTLPTAERVDEAAARAALTEAWSHEAGTPGVQQSDHVASLVRPKIRVLLVDDHQMLRQGLRAIVNGHPQLEVVGEAGDGLEAIELVRTLKPSVVVMDVNMPRCDGVQATRRIKEESPEIQILALSMHNSADMFERMKQAGACGYLTKESAGGQLCKAIVEATVSTR; this is translated from the coding sequence ATGGCTTCAGAACCGATCTCTCCACTCGCGAAGACGTTCGACGATTCCCGCCAAGGCCCGAGCTCCTGGTGGTCCTACCTTGCCACATGGAATCCCACTCTTTTGACGGCGGTCGTGCTCGGCATCGCGACCGGGCTACGGATGGCCCTCACCCCGCTCTGGGGATCGGGGTACACCTTCATTACGTACTATCCTACGATTATGTTCGTGGCGGTGGCCTGTGGGTGGCGCCATGGTACCGGTGCCACGCTGGTGTCGGCGGCCCTGTCCGCCTGGTTTTTTCTGGATGTTCAGGGATCGGCCCGTGAACAGCAAGCGGCCCTGGCCATCTTCATCGCCGCGAATCTCATCATCGTGTCCCTTTCCGAAGCGATCACACGGGCGCGCCTTCGCGCGCAGGCCGAGACCACGCAGGTGCGGGCTGAGGAACAGCAATTGAGGCTGGAAATCGAGGCTCGGGCTAAGGCGGAAGAACGGGTGCGCGCGAGCCAGCGCCAGATGCAATTTGTCACCGATCATGCTCCGGTACTCATTGCGCAATGCGGCACAGACTACCGGTACCGGTTCGTTAACCGGCAGTACGCGGAGTTACTGGGGCGAACTCCGGAGCAACTCATCGGTCGGCATCCGAGCGAGGTCCTGGCGGCGGAGGTCTACCAGCAGTCGGCGCCATACATGGCGGAAGCCCTCGCCGGGCGGCAGGTGCGATTCGATCAACAGTTCCCGGGCACCACCTCCGGCAACCGGCTCTTGCAAGTGACCTATGCGCCGGAATGCGACGAGCGGGGAACCGTCACGGGATGTATCGCGGCGATCGTCGATATTACCGAGCGAAAACGAGCGGAAGAGGCGCGTGCGATGCTGGCGGCCATTGTGGAGTCGTCGGAAGATGCCATCGTCAGCAAGGATTTGAATGGGATCATCACCAGCTGGAATCGAGGCGCTGAGCGACTATACGGATACAGTCAGGAGGAAGCGGTCGGGCGGCCGGTGACCATGCTGGTGCCGGAGGACCGGCTCGATCACGAGGTGCCGATTCTCGAACGAATCGGTCGGGGCGAGGCGGTTCAGCAATACGAAACCGAGCGCCGGAGAAAAGACGGCACGCGGATCCATATTGCCCTGACGGTGTCGGCCATTCGCAATGATGAGGGTCGGATCGTGGGAGTGTCGAAAGTCGCCCACGACATTACCGAACGCAAGCAGGCTGAGGCCGCGTTGCGGGAAAGTGAAGAACGGCTCCGTCTCTTCATCGAACATGCGCCTGCGGCGATCGCGATGTTCGACCGGCAGATGCGATATGTGGCGGTGAGCCGGCGGTGGCTGGCGGACTATGGCCTCGAAGGGGAGGTGTTGGGACGCAGTCACTATGACGTCTTTCCGGATGTTCCGGACGCATGGCGGAGGGCGCATCAGCAAGGCTTGGCTGGAGTGGTCATGCGTGCCGAGGAAGACCGGTTCGAGCGTTCAGACGGGACGGTCTTTTGGATTCGATGGGAGATTCACCCCTGGCGGGACAAATCAGGCGGCATCGGCGGCATCATTATTTTTGCCGAAGATATCACCGACGGAAGAATGGCGGAGCAGGCGCTGCGCGAAAGCGAAGCCCAGCATCGAGCCACCTTCGACAATGCGGCGGTCGGCATCGCGCATGTGGGGCTGGATGGACGCTGGCTGCGTTGCAACGATGCCGTCTGCGCACTGACCGGTTATTCACGAGCAGAACTGCTGGGTAAAACCTTTGCCGACATCACATACCCGGAGGACCTTGAGCCGGACTGGGCCGCAGTGCGCCGGTTGCTCGCCGGTGAGATCGAGACCTTCTCCATGGAAAAGCGCTACATCCGGAAAGACGGCTCGCTGATCTGGGTGCATTTGACCGTGTCCTTGCTGCGTGATGCGCAGGGCTGTCCCCAACATTTCATTTCGATCGTGCAGGATATCCAAAGCCGGAAGGAAGCCCAGTCGCAATTGCTGCAGCTCGCAGATGACTTGGAGCGGCGTGTCGAGGAACGAACGCGCGAATTGGCCGATTCGCAGGACAGGCTGCGTGCCCTGACGACCGACTTGAATCTTGCCGAGCATCGGATCCGCAAGCAGCTCGCCACCGATTTGCATGACTATCTCGCGCAGTTGCTGGTCCTGAGCCGTATCAAGTTGGGGCAGGCCAAATTAGAAGAGGTGACGCCGGCGGCGGCTCAGGCGATGACGGAAGTGCAAGAGGTGATGGATCAGGCGTTGGCCTATACGAGGACGTTGGTGGCGCAGCTCAGCCCTCCGATTCTGAATGAATTCGGTCTGCTGATGGCGCTGCGGTGGCTGGCGGATCGGATGCAGCGTGAGCTGACAGTGGTGCTGGAGTCGGAGACGACGACGGAGAGTCTTCCGTTGTCCGAGGAACAAGCGGTGCTGCTGTTTCAGTCCGTCCGCGAACTCTTAATGAATATCGTGAAGCATGCGGGGACGAATGAAGCCCGGATCACGGTGGCCCAGTCTGGAGCATCCCTGTCTATCACGGTGTCCGACCGCGGCGCCGGTTGCGATCTGGTGGCGGCCGAAACAGGACTCGAGACAGGGTTTGGGTTGTTCAGCATTCGCGAGCGGATGAAGGCCCTGGGGGGGTCGTTTGACGTGCAGTCGGTGCCGGGTGAAGGCACGATCGCCGTCATGACCTTGCCCTTGGATCGTCAAACTCTACCCACCGCAGAACGTGTAGACGAGGCGGCTGCGAGGGCGGCCCTCACTGAAGCGTGGTCTCACGAAGCAGGGACGCCCGGAGTCCAGCAATCGGACCACGTGGCCTCGCTCGTGCGTCCGAAGATTCGGGTGTTGCTGGTGGACGATCATCAGATGTTGCGCCAGGGTCTCCGGGCTATCGTCAACGGGCATCCGCAACTCGAGGTGGTCGGAGAGGCAGGGGACGGGTTGGAGGCCATCGAGTTGGTGCGTACGCTGAAGCCCAGCGTGGTGGTGATGGACGTCAACATGCCCCGGTGCGACGGGGTGCAGGCGACCAGGCGGATCAAGGAGGAATCTCCGGAGATCCAGATTCTGGCCTTGTCCATGCACAATTCGGCGGACATGTTTGAGCGTATGAAGCAGGCCGGCGCCTGTGGGTATCTGACCAAGGAGAGCGCAGGGGGACAGTTGTGCAAGGCAATCGTTGAAGCGACGGTCAGTACGCGCTAG
- a CDS encoding aldose 1-epimerase, which translates to MATSLSPDTEIQLTFERQRAWLSPWGASLRRYAVVNADGSETDLVWGYSSGANKKGGQGDVLIPFPGRVAEGRYSFDGQTLQLERNDKEGPNAIHGFVRALPWAVQQAGPSEVTCEVRLDAATYGPRGYPFSLLIGVSYRLDAQGLTCAFSVQNVGRSTAPVGVGFHPYFTVGTPQVDLAEAKIPATGYLEFNERLLPTGRVLDARGTEWDFRQYRAVGSRRFNHCYLGLERGPDGLATASLRHPATGVTIDVVMDQAFSAIVVYTGDAIADAPRRALAIEPMTCATDAFNHPEWGLTRLLPGETFTGRYRMTASLGSRK; encoded by the coding sequence ATGGCGACAAGCCTCAGTCCTGATACGGAAATTCAACTCACCTTCGAGCGACAGCGGGCCTGGCTGTCCCCCTGGGGCGCATCATTGCGGCGCTACGCCGTGGTGAATGCCGACGGCAGTGAAACCGACCTCGTCTGGGGCTATTCCAGTGGCGCGAACAAGAAAGGCGGGCAGGGGGATGTGCTCATTCCCTTTCCAGGCCGCGTGGCCGAGGGGCGTTATAGTTTCGACGGGCAGACCCTGCAACTCGAACGGAACGATAAGGAAGGTCCGAACGCGATCCATGGATTCGTGCGTGCCCTGCCGTGGGCGGTGCAGCAGGCCGGACCGAGTGAGGTGACGTGTGAAGTTCGCTTGGATGCGGCGACCTACGGCCCCCGGGGGTATCCCTTTTCGCTGCTGATCGGAGTGTCGTATCGCCTTGATGCTCAGGGCCTGACCTGCGCTTTTTCGGTGCAGAATGTCGGACGGTCGACGGCACCGGTCGGAGTGGGGTTCCATCCCTATTTCACCGTGGGAACGCCGCAGGTCGATCTGGCGGAGGCGAAGATTCCGGCGACCGGTTATCTGGAATTTAACGAGAGGCTCCTGCCGACGGGCAGGGTGCTGGATGCACGTGGAACCGAGTGGGACTTCCGCCAGTATCGAGCAGTCGGTTCACGCCGGTTCAACCATTGTTACCTGGGCTTGGAGCGAGGCCCGGACGGCCTGGCCACGGCCTCACTGCGCCACCCGGCGACCGGAGTCACGATCGACGTCGTGATGGACCAGGCCTTCTCTGCGATTGTCGTCTATACCGGTGACGCGATCGCCGACGCGCCACGGCGAGCCCTGGCGATCGAGCCGATGACCTGCGCGACCGACGCCTTTAACCACCCCGAGTGGGGGCTGACACGACTACTCCCCGGCGAGACGTTCACCGGCCGATACCGGATGACTGCGAGCCTGGGCTCACGCAAGTAG
- a CDS encoding MFS transporter gives MAEVSRWLLTRDFRLMWWSQVLSQVAEGVSKLALLWFVYAVTGSPLKTTVIGLLLTLPPILFGPFIGVVVDRLPKKAILIGSDLARGVLIGVIPCLVSVEHFTVASLYLLTFLYGVATALFVPTLSSVVPFMVGRPRFTAANALLQSTTSIGIILGPAAGGLGIAFSGSQDVLCVNALTYVASAACLLPIQLHGADGKPTAGLGEGRFLGQVLDGLRWAFLSHRTMLALIILASIYTLGSGAFSTLFPVFGRHLLGLGPVEIGYLWSWLGAGLLLSSFGLIRVSAWDLPRRLVVIMLSCALAGLALIGLTWTQDVWTASLLVVCIGIGFGSWTPIAWGIIQEVAPPRMVGRVMAVYTAVATATSMLGMTLFGWVAESFGSVPSVIGIGVVMGVLAGGTVWFRGRMGGAGVWRKTPEYTHR, from the coding sequence ATGGCCGAAGTCTCCCGGTGGCTGCTCACGCGCGACTTTCGCCTCATGTGGTGGAGTCAGGTGCTGTCCCAGGTTGCTGAAGGCGTCAGCAAGCTGGCCTTGCTCTGGTTTGTCTACGCGGTGACCGGCTCGCCGCTCAAGACGACCGTCATCGGCCTGTTGCTGACGCTGCCGCCGATTTTGTTCGGCCCGTTCATCGGCGTCGTCGTCGACCGGCTCCCGAAGAAAGCGATTTTGATCGGCAGCGATCTGGCGAGGGGGGTGCTGATCGGCGTGATTCCTTGCCTGGTATCCGTGGAGCATTTCACGGTCGCCTCGCTCTACCTGCTGACCTTTCTCTATGGCGTCGCGACGGCCTTGTTCGTGCCCACGCTGTCCTCCGTCGTTCCCTTTATGGTCGGTCGCCCGCGGTTTACGGCCGCGAATGCCCTGCTTCAAAGTACCACCAGCATCGGCATCATCCTCGGTCCCGCTGCCGGCGGACTCGGCATCGCCTTTTCGGGATCACAAGATGTCCTGTGCGTGAATGCCCTGACCTATGTTGCATCAGCGGCCTGTCTGTTGCCCATTCAGTTGCACGGGGCGGACGGGAAGCCCACGGCCGGCCTTGGAGAAGGACGATTCCTCGGACAGGTGCTCGATGGTCTCCGGTGGGCGTTTCTGAGCCATCGGACGATGCTTGCGCTGATCATTCTGGCGTCGATCTATACTCTCGGCAGCGGCGCGTTCAGCACGCTGTTCCCCGTCTTCGGCCGCCACTTGCTCGGGCTCGGACCGGTGGAGATCGGCTATCTCTGGTCATGGCTCGGGGCCGGGTTGCTCCTCTCATCGTTCGGTTTGATCCGGGTGAGCGCCTGGGACCTTCCGCGACGGCTTGTGGTGATTATGCTCTCCTGCGCACTCGCGGGGTTAGCCCTGATTGGGCTGACCTGGACGCAGGATGTGTGGACAGCCTCGCTGCTCGTCGTCTGCATCGGGATCGGCTTCGGCAGCTGGACTCCCATCGCCTGGGGCATCATTCAAGAAGTGGCCCCGCCGAGAATGGTTGGGCGAGTCATGGCGGTGTACACGGCGGTGGCCACGGCCACCTCCATGCTTGGCATGACCCTGTTCGGTTGGGTCGCGGAATCGTTCGGCTCCGTCCCCAGTGTCATCGGGATTGGTGTGGTGATGGGTGTGCTCGCGGGTGGCACGGTATGGTTCAGGGGGCGGATGGGTGGGGCTGGGGTTTGGAGAAAAACACCGGAATACACTCATCGGTAG